The following proteins are co-located in the Chloroflexia bacterium SDU3-3 genome:
- a CDS encoding ATP-dependent Clp protease adaptor ClpS, with amino-acid sequence MPLDAPPPSPQVETKPAIDLELVVASDEELEKPYRVIIENDDVTPMDFVVAVLVTIFALDVDQAYQVMFEAHHQGHALVTVLPFQEAQDRVYAAQSIARDSGYPLSFYLEPDS; translated from the coding sequence ATGCCGCTTGACGCACCCCCGCCCTCGCCACAGGTCGAGACGAAGCCCGCCATCGACCTGGAGCTTGTGGTCGCCAGCGATGAGGAGCTTGAGAAGCCCTACCGCGTGATCATCGAGAACGATGATGTGACGCCGATGGACTTTGTGGTGGCCGTGCTGGTGACGATCTTCGCGCTTGATGTGGATCAGGCGTATCAGGTGATGTTCGAGGCCCACCATCAGGGCCACGCACTCGTGACCGTGCTGCCCTTTCAGGAGGCGCAGGATCGCGTGTACGCGGCCCAGAGCATCGCGCGCGACTCGGGGTACCCGCTGAGCTTCTACCTGGAGCCAGATAGCTAG
- a CDS encoding NAD(P)/FAD-dependent oxidoreductase: MVQNTQGNPTDGVAQAPISHRVGGTRPRVVVVGAGFGGLNVAKALGGQPVDVLILDRNNYHGFWPLLYQVATAGLEPESIASAVRGIIRRHSNIDFLMTEVSGVDFAQKRVITEAGRVPYDYLVLAAGSANNYFGNDELAKYTFGLKDIDEAELLRNQVLGSFERAMCERDPERRRAMMTFVVIGGGPTGVELVGAFEELIRHVLKKDYPALDVREAKVVLLEAADKLLAPFPASLQRKALKRLTRMGVEVRLQAAVAEARQGEVALKDGTVIRSDTVVWAAGVRAAKVADALGVEQARGARVKITPTLTLPDKPEVFVIGDMAYLEGYKPGVAYPMVAPVAVQMGKLAAENILRSEQGEPQHAFHYFDKGQMATIGRSSAVFDSFGIRMSGFVAWVGWLFVHLLYLIGFRNRLIVMTNWAYNYFTYDRGVRLISGLKRQPAEAARPAVDAFAVDAVAVAPEAVAEHS; encoded by the coding sequence ATGGTACAGAATACGCAGGGCAATCCGACCGACGGCGTGGCGCAGGCTCCGATCTCCCACCGCGTGGGCGGCACCCGCCCGCGCGTGGTGGTGGTTGGCGCTGGCTTCGGCGGCCTGAATGTGGCCAAGGCGCTGGGCGGCCAGCCGGTGGATGTGCTGATCCTCGATCGCAACAACTACCACGGCTTCTGGCCGCTGCTCTACCAGGTGGCCACCGCCGGCCTTGAGCCGGAGTCGATCGCCTCGGCGGTGCGCGGCATCATCCGCCGCCACAGCAACATCGACTTCCTGATGACCGAGGTGAGCGGGGTCGACTTCGCCCAGAAGCGCGTGATCACCGAGGCTGGGCGGGTGCCCTACGACTACCTGGTGCTGGCCGCAGGCAGCGCCAATAACTACTTTGGCAACGATGAGCTGGCGAAATACACCTTTGGCCTGAAAGATATCGACGAGGCCGAGCTGCTGCGCAACCAGGTGCTCGGCTCGTTCGAGCGGGCCATGTGCGAGCGCGACCCCGAGCGCCGCAGGGCCATGATGACCTTTGTGGTGATCGGCGGCGGTCCGACCGGCGTGGAGCTGGTGGGCGCGTTCGAGGAGCTGATCCGCCACGTGCTAAAGAAGGACTATCCGGCGCTGGATGTGCGTGAGGCCAAGGTGGTGCTGCTAGAGGCCGCCGATAAGCTGCTGGCCCCGTTCCCCGCCTCGCTGCAGCGCAAGGCGCTCAAGCGGCTCACCCGCATGGGCGTGGAGGTGCGGCTGCAGGCCGCCGTGGCCGAGGCGCGGCAGGGCGAGGTGGCGCTGAAGGATGGCACGGTCATCCGCTCGGATACGGTGGTGTGGGCCGCAGGCGTGCGCGCCGCCAAGGTAGCCGATGCGCTGGGGGTGGAGCAGGCCCGCGGCGCGCGCGTGAAGATCACGCCGACCCTGACCCTGCCCGACAAGCCCGAGGTGTTCGTGATCGGCGACATGGCCTACCTGGAGGGCTACAAGCCCGGCGTGGCCTACCCCATGGTTGCGCCGGTGGCGGTGCAGATGGGCAAGCTGGCCGCCGAGAACATCCTGCGCAGCGAGCAGGGCGAGCCGCAGCATGCCTTCCACTACTTCGACAAGGGCCAGATGGCCACGATCGGGCGCAGCTCGGCGGTGTTCGACTCGTTTGGCATCCGCATGAGCGGCTTCGTGGCCTGGGTCGGCTGGCTGTTCGTGCACCTGCTCTACCTGATCGGCTTCCGCAACCGCCTGATCGTGATGACCAACTGGGCCTACAACTACTTTACCTACGACCGAGGCGTGCGCCTGATCAGCGGCCTGAAGCGCCAGCCCGCCGAGGCGGCGCGGCCTGCGGTGGATGCGTTTGCGGTGGATGCGGTGGCCGTGGCCCCCGAGGCCGTGGCCGAGCACAGCTGA
- a CDS encoding GAF domain-containing sensor histidine kinase produces MSPSIIDQRQIQTLGQLISAGGYPDVPSLLRASLERLITFWPAQAGALIYQAPHGELLAFEYGNLDAEVANTIAEARDSFSRRTENTEPAIGYYALDDDRQLVELTIRSNNQMVGLLHLVVREGEPENTAAAHAEEDMVVLVVRALGGEADKLAMLHRAEQDLRELHLLYDVSQSLAANLDLPSLMEEIKRRAPEVIGAERISIMLVDEQQHELVLEASDLGPNETRDFRIPLDKGIAGWVATNGIGQIVNDVEQDPRWFDGISLATDYITKSMLCVPMKRGERVVGVIQILNKRSGGPFTDQDLRLMNTLASQAAVAVENAQLVRSLKEERDRLLSKEAEVRTAIARDLHDGPTQSVAAIAMNIEFIKRLLRAMPERVPQELDILSELVQKTANDIRTLLFELRPLGLETQGLLATLQQYAARFRDPNGMQVRLEAPANIPRLPIEIEGAIFIIVQEAVNNARKHAKSPEVVIYLYQEEDNLVASVRDRGKGFNVAQVEATYTSRGSLGLLNMRERAALIGGECRIRSVEGEGTTIELRVPLA; encoded by the coding sequence ATGTCTCCGTCGATTATCGACCAGCGTCAGATCCAAACCCTTGGGCAGCTCATTTCCGCAGGTGGCTACCCGGATGTGCCCAGCCTTCTCCGCGCCTCCCTTGAGCGCCTGATCACCTTCTGGCCCGCTCAGGCTGGGGCGCTAATCTATCAAGCCCCCCACGGCGAACTGCTGGCCTTCGAGTACGGCAATCTCGACGCCGAGGTGGCCAACACCATCGCCGAGGCCCGCGACTCGTTCTCGCGCCGCACCGAAAATACCGAGCCAGCCATCGGCTACTACGCCCTCGACGACGACCGCCAGCTCGTCGAGCTGACTATCCGCAGCAACAACCAGATGGTCGGCCTGCTGCACCTGGTGGTGCGCGAGGGCGAGCCAGAGAACACCGCCGCCGCCCACGCCGAGGAAGATATGGTGGTGCTGGTGGTGCGCGCCCTGGGCGGCGAGGCCGACAAGCTGGCCATGCTGCACCGCGCCGAGCAAGACCTGCGCGAGCTGCACCTGCTCTACGATGTCAGCCAGTCGCTGGCCGCCAACCTCGATCTGCCCAGCCTGATGGAGGAGATCAAGCGCCGCGCGCCCGAGGTGATCGGGGCTGAGCGCATCTCGATCATGCTCGTGGATGAGCAGCAGCACGAGCTGGTGCTGGAGGCCAGCGACCTGGGGCCGAACGAGACCCGCGACTTCCGCATCCCCCTCGATAAGGGCATCGCCGGGTGGGTTGCCACCAACGGCATCGGCCAGATCGTCAACGATGTCGAGCAGGATCCCCGCTGGTTCGATGGCATCTCGCTGGCCACCGACTACATCACCAAATCCATGCTCTGCGTGCCCATGAAGCGCGGCGAGCGCGTGGTGGGCGTCATCCAGATCCTCAACAAGCGCTCCGGCGGCCCCTTCACCGACCAAGACCTGCGCCTGATGAACACCCTGGCCAGCCAGGCCGCCGTGGCGGTGGAAAACGCCCAGTTGGTGCGCAGCCTGAAAGAGGAGCGCGACCGGCTGCTGAGCAAAGAGGCCGAGGTGCGCACCGCCATCGCCCGCGACCTGCACGATGGCCCCACCCAGAGCGTCGCCGCCATCGCCATGAACATCGAGTTCATCAAACGGCTGCTGCGCGCCATGCCCGAGCGCGTGCCCCAGGAGCTCGACATCCTCTCGGAGCTGGTGCAGAAAACCGCCAACGACATCCGCACCCTGCTGTTCGAGCTGCGCCCGCTGGGCCTGGAGACCCAGGGCCTGCTGGCCACGCTCCAGCAGTACGCCGCCCGCTTCCGCGACCCCAACGGTATGCAGGTGCGCCTAGAGGCCCCCGCCAACATCCCTCGCCTGCCGATCGAGATCGAGGGCGCGATCTTCATCATCGTGCAGGAGGCCGTGAACAACGCCCGCAAGCACGCCAAATCGCCCGAGGTGGTGATCTACCTCTACCAGGAGGAGGACAACCTGGTGGCCAGCGTGCGCGACCGTGGCAAGGGCTTCAACGTGGCCCAGGTGGAGGCCACCTACACCTCGCGCGGGTCGCTGGGCCTGCTGAACATGCGCGAGCGCGCCGCCCTGATCGGCGGCGAGTGCCGCATCCGCTCGGTCGAGGGCGAGGGCACCACCATCGAGCTGCGCGTGCCGCTGGCCTAG
- a CDS encoding PucR family transcriptional regulator gives MQLTEALTFDSLRKASIVAGAPAIQREVRWVHVIDTPDPAAWVRPGMLLLSTGYAWPREEADLVALLRALEARGIAAIALAVPQFFTHFPTCMREEADRIGLPLIEIPWEIPFAQIAEELLQALVVQQYHQIQQSEVIHRALTSAAVEAESLQDIADALGRLIDRAVTIEDMEGSLLAAHRAPQIEDTVRLRTLEDGRTPSDYEHFLELGGYAGQLAAAYGPVRIPSAPDMGATGRVICPIRLKHETVGRIWIIEGARPLSELDLRAAEQAAFIAALHILHQRELETREARVGYAFLDSLLDGTFAHTPQTFERARLLGFDPSASYHVGLFQLHVELPLSAEAFQRRERLATRLRQRLARVGGPALLSLNGDQIPFLLPQGAPGEQIWAELAADDVSLTISRVRQGVAGIQQSYRDIQSLIPLIGAGSFVPAERLLLPRVLGGDQAAQADFLDELLGPLEQARSGQTLIATLVEFANHGFHLAQAAQALFIHPKTLRYRLERIAEISHLDLNDSDTRFRIQLAAQLLRLRPH, from the coding sequence GTGCAACTGACAGAAGCCTTAACGTTCGACTCGCTGCGCAAAGCCAGCATCGTCGCTGGCGCGCCCGCCATCCAGCGCGAGGTGCGCTGGGTCCACGTGATCGACACCCCCGACCCCGCCGCGTGGGTGCGCCCCGGCATGCTGCTGCTGAGCACCGGCTACGCCTGGCCCCGCGAGGAGGCTGACCTGGTGGCCCTGCTGCGCGCCCTGGAGGCCCGTGGCATCGCCGCCATCGCCCTGGCTGTGCCCCAGTTCTTCACGCACTTCCCCACCTGCATGCGCGAGGAGGCCGACCGCATCGGCCTGCCGCTGATCGAGATCCCGTGGGAGATCCCCTTCGCCCAGATCGCCGAGGAGCTGCTCCAGGCACTGGTGGTGCAGCAGTACCATCAGATCCAGCAGTCCGAGGTCATCCACCGCGCCCTCACCAGCGCGGCGGTGGAGGCCGAGAGCCTGCAGGACATCGCCGACGCGCTGGGGCGGCTGATCGACCGCGCGGTGACGATCGAGGACATGGAGGGCAGCCTGCTGGCCGCCCACCGCGCCCCGCAGATCGAGGACACCGTGCGCCTGCGCACCCTAGAGGATGGCCGCACGCCCTCGGACTACGAGCATTTTCTGGAGCTGGGCGGCTACGCCGGGCAGCTGGCCGCCGCCTATGGCCCCGTGCGCATCCCTTCCGCCCCCGATATGGGCGCGACGGGCCGCGTGATCTGCCCCATCCGCCTGAAGCACGAGACGGTAGGCCGCATCTGGATCATCGAGGGCGCGCGCCCGCTCAGCGAGCTGGATCTGCGCGCCGCCGAGCAGGCCGCCTTCATCGCCGCGCTCCACATCCTGCACCAGCGCGAGCTGGAGACCCGCGAGGCCCGCGTGGGCTACGCCTTCCTCGACTCGCTGCTCGATGGGACGTTCGCCCATACCCCCCAGACCTTCGAGCGCGCCCGCCTGCTGGGCTTCGACCCCAGCGCCAGCTACCACGTGGGCCTGTTCCAGCTGCACGTCGAGCTGCCGCTCTCCGCCGAGGCCTTCCAGCGCCGCGAGCGCCTGGCCACCCGCCTGCGCCAGCGGCTCGCCCGCGTGGGCGGCCCGGCCCTGCTCTCGCTCAACGGCGACCAGATCCCCTTCCTGCTGCCTCAGGGCGCGCCCGGCGAGCAGATCTGGGCCGAGCTGGCCGCCGATGATGTGTCGCTCACCATCAGCCGCGTGCGCCAGGGCGTCGCGGGCATCCAGCAGAGCTACCGCGACATCCAGTCGCTCATCCCGCTGATCGGCGCGGGCAGCTTTGTGCCCGCCGAGCGGCTGCTGCTGCCCCGCGTGCTGGGCGGCGACCAGGCCGCCCAGGCCGATTTCCTCGACGAGCTGCTCGGCCCGCTGGAGCAGGCCCGCAGCGGCCAGACCCTGATCGCCACGCTGGTGGAGTTTGCCAACCATGGCTTCCACCTGGCCCAGGCGGCCCAGGCCCTGTTCATCCACCCCAAGACCCTGCGCTACCGCCTTGAGCGCATCGCCGAGATCAGCCACCTCGACCTGAATGACTCGGATACCCGCTTCCGCATCCAGCTCGCCGCCCAGCTGCTGCGCCTGCGACCACACTAG
- the gabT gene encoding 4-aminobutyrate--2-oxoglutarate transaminase, which produces MVVAETRTDSLQSLREAVLPRGLSTAHPIIVARAEGSRVWDVDGREYIDFAGGIGVLNVGHNHPQVVQAVKAQLERVVHTCFQVAMYEPYLRLAERLAALAPGEEAKKVILLSTGAEAVENAVKIARSATGRSAIISFNRSFHGRTLLGMTLNGKTTPYQQNFGPFAPDVFHTPYPMEYRGWTSERAIEALEELFATQVAPERVAAILIEPVMGEGGFVPAPAAFLQTLREIATRHGILLIADEVQSGFGRTSKLFAIEHSGVVPDLITVAKSLAGGLPLSAVIGRADLMDAPNPGGLGGTYAGNPLACAAALAVLDLFEHGLLDQAERLGGKLESRLAAFYDMFPQVGEARGLGAMRAIEFVRDRQSRAEDPEIVKRIIVSARERGLILLSAGLHGNVIRIHAPLTTEDAVLERGMDILEEAIREAARA; this is translated from the coding sequence ATGGTTGTCGCAGAAACACGCACCGATAGCCTCCAATCCCTGCGCGAGGCGGTGCTGCCGCGCGGGCTATCGACCGCCCACCCGATCATCGTTGCTCGGGCCGAGGGTTCGCGGGTGTGGGATGTGGACGGACGCGAGTACATCGACTTTGCGGGCGGGATCGGCGTGCTGAACGTGGGCCACAACCACCCCCAGGTGGTGCAGGCGGTGAAGGCCCAGCTTGAGCGGGTGGTGCACACCTGCTTCCAGGTGGCCATGTACGAGCCATACCTGCGCCTGGCCGAGCGCCTGGCCGCCCTGGCCCCCGGCGAGGAGGCCAAGAAGGTTATCCTGCTTTCCACCGGGGCCGAGGCGGTGGAGAATGCGGTAAAAATTGCCCGCAGCGCCACCGGGCGCAGCGCCATCATCAGCTTCAACCGCAGCTTCCACGGGCGCACCCTGCTGGGGATGACGCTGAACGGCAAGACCACGCCCTACCAGCAAAACTTTGGCCCCTTCGCGCCGGATGTGTTTCACACGCCCTACCCCATGGAGTACCGGGGCTGGACCAGCGAGCGGGCCATCGAAGCGCTAGAAGAGCTGTTCGCCACCCAGGTCGCCCCCGAGCGGGTGGCAGCCATCCTGATCGAGCCAGTGATGGGCGAGGGTGGCTTTGTGCCAGCGCCCGCCGCCTTTCTGCAAACCCTGCGCGAGATCGCCACGCGCCACGGCATCCTGCTGATCGCCGACGAGGTGCAGAGCGGCTTCGGGCGCACATCCAAGCTGTTTGCCATCGAGCACAGCGGCGTGGTGCCCGACCTGATCACGGTGGCCAAGAGCCTGGCGGGCGGCCTGCCGCTCTCGGCGGTGATCGGCAGGGCCGACCTGATGGACGCGCCCAACCCTGGCGGGCTGGGTGGCACCTACGCCGGTAACCCGCTGGCCTGCGCCGCCGCCCTGGCGGTGCTGGATCTGTTCGAGCACGGCCTGCTTGATCAGGCCGAAAGGCTAGGCGGCAAGCTGGAGTCCCGGCTTGCCGCCTTCTACGACATGTTCCCCCAGGTGGGCGAGGCGCGCGGACTGGGGGCCATGCGGGCGATCGAGTTTGTGCGCGACCGCCAGAGCCGGGCCGAAGACCCCGAGATCGTCAAGCGCATCATCGTGAGCGCCCGCGAGCGCGGCCTCATCCTGCTAAGCGCGGGGCTGCACGGCAACGTCATCCGCATCCACGCGCCGCTCACCACCGAGGATGCCGTGCTTGAGCGCGGCATGGACATCCTGGAAGAAGCGATCCGCGAGGCCGCACGCGCCTAG
- a CDS encoding ABC transporter substrate-binding protein: MRFDTEGEPRPMRRPLFFAARAAAVAAVLSACGGTPASPSMPSAASGQAASAAPSNRPLRIGTPFLSAPLDPLSGGGFHAIQFGVGETLTRLDDQFAAVPWLAEAIAQRDETTWAITLRQGALFQDGAPVTAEAVKRSLERAVEGVAGAKALLGAAQIVASDERTVQITTSRASPLLPNILTDPAFIIVNADAAQQQGDAFALKPVMTGVYQVAEFAVDQRLVLQANPRYWGGVAKTSRVEVTVLAEASARILGLQSGELDIAVDLRPESVDVASASPELKVVHAQPISTIFMYLNEQRPALADLRVRQAIAHAIPQRDVLVSAVLRGQGLPAAGQIPPSILACQNAQAPAYDLEKAKQLLAEAGYADSDGDGVVETGGAPLKLLVVSYPQRPALTPMAEIIQASLKQAGIAMEIQSTEQINSTLSAGGWDGAMYFNNMAATGDAYGSLDAFFRTGGAANRGGYSSVSIDQQLDALQPVSDRAARTAQACAIQQQLLDEAATIPLAYPNYSYGVSRQVGGFDTAHPFFLYFLNGGFSIA, translated from the coding sequence ATGCGCTTTGATACAGAAGGAGAACCCAGACCCATGCGACGCCCCCTGTTCTTCGCAGCCCGCGCCGCCGCTGTGGCGGCGGTGCTTTCAGCCTGCGGCGGCACCCCGGCCAGCCCCAGCATGCCCAGCGCTGCCTCTGGTCAAGCCGCCAGCGCCGCGCCCAGCAATAGACCCCTGCGCATCGGCACGCCCTTCCTCAGCGCGCCACTCGACCCGCTGAGCGGCGGCGGGTTCCACGCCATCCAGTTTGGCGTGGGCGAGACCCTGACGCGGCTGGATGACCAGTTTGCGGCGGTGCCCTGGCTGGCCGAGGCGATCGCGCAGCGCGACGAGACCACCTGGGCGATCACGCTGCGCCAGGGCGCGCTGTTCCAGGATGGCGCACCAGTCACCGCCGAGGCCGTCAAGCGCTCGCTTGAGCGCGCGGTGGAAGGTGTGGCCGGGGCCAAGGCCTTGCTGGGTGCCGCCCAGATCGTGGCCAGCGACGAGCGCACCGTGCAGATCACCACCAGCCGCGCTAGCCCGCTGCTGCCCAACATCCTGACCGACCCGGCCTTTATCATTGTCAATGCCGATGCCGCCCAGCAGCAGGGCGACGCCTTCGCGCTCAAGCCAGTGATGACCGGCGTCTACCAGGTGGCCGAGTTCGCGGTCGATCAGCGCCTGGTGCTGCAGGCCAACCCGCGCTACTGGGGCGGCGTGGCCAAGACCAGCCGCGTGGAGGTCACGGTGCTGGCCGAGGCCAGCGCGCGCATCCTGGGGCTGCAGAGCGGCGAGCTTGACATCGCCGTAGACCTGCGGCCCGAGAGCGTGGATGTGGCCAGCGCCAGCCCCGAGCTGAAGGTGGTGCACGCGCAGCCAATCTCGACGATCTTCATGTATCTCAATGAGCAGCGGCCCGCGCTGGCCGATCTGCGGGTGCGCCAGGCCATCGCCCACGCCATCCCCCAGCGCGACGTGCTGGTGAGCGCGGTGCTGCGCGGCCAAGGCCTGCCCGCCGCCGGGCAGATCCCGCCCAGCATCCTGGCCTGCCAAAACGCCCAGGCTCCGGCCTACGACCTAGAGAAGGCCAAGCAGCTGCTGGCCGAGGCTGGCTACGCCGACAGCGACGGCGACGGCGTGGTGGAAACGGGCGGCGCGCCGCTGAAACTGCTGGTGGTCAGCTACCCGCAGCGCCCGGCGCTTACCCCGATGGCCGAGATCATCCAGGCCAGCCTCAAGCAGGCGGGCATCGCCATGGAGATCCAGAGCACCGAGCAGATCAACAGCACCCTGAGCGCTGGCGGTTGGGATGGCGCGATGTACTTCAACAACATGGCCGCCACCGGCGACGCCTATGGCTCGCTGGATGCGTTCTTCCGCACGGGCGGCGCGGCCAACCGTGGCGGCTACAGCAGCGTGAGCATCGACCAGCAGCTCGATGCGCTCCAGCCAGTGAGCGACCGCGCCGCCCGCACCGCCCAGGCCTGCGCCATCCAGCAGCAGCTGCTGGATGAGGCCGCCACCATCCCGCTGGCCTACCCCAACTACTCCTACGGCGTCTCCAGGCAGGTCGGCGGCTTCGACACGGCGCACCCCTTCTTCCTCTACTTCCTGAACGGGGGCTTCAGCATCGCATGA
- a CDS encoding ABC transporter permease has protein sequence MIGYLFRRLLATAGVLLGISALAFGLSALAPGDPAEILLVMRMEGSTPSKAAIESFRHELGLSQPAPLRYTRWLARTAQGDLGTSYRSGRPVAAEIAARLPATLALAASSMALAALVGVPLGVLAAIQRGGVIDRAGLALATLGASMPSYLLALLLVLLFAAALGWLPAFGYGTPRHMVLPSVALAAGVATTVLRLVRASMLEALRQDYVRLARAKGLAEWRVVGGHVLRNAAAPIITALAMSAGRLLSGAVVVERIFAWPGVGRYAVDAISARDYPVIQGVMVYMAAIFALVNLLADLLCGWLDPRITDRQA, from the coding sequence ATGATCGGCTATCTTTTTCGGCGGCTGCTGGCCACAGCGGGGGTGCTGCTGGGCATCTCGGCGCTGGCTTTCGGCCTCTCGGCGCTGGCCCCCGGCGACCCCGCCGAGATCCTGCTGGTGATGCGGATGGAAGGCAGCACCCCCAGCAAAGCGGCCATCGAATCGTTCCGGCACGAGCTAGGCCTGAGCCAGCCCGCCCCGCTGCGCTACACGCGCTGGCTGGCCCGCACGGCCCAGGGCGACCTCGGCACATCCTACCGCAGCGGCAGGCCGGTGGCCGCCGAGATCGCGGCGCGGCTGCCCGCCACCCTGGCGCTGGCCGCCAGCAGCATGGCGCTGGCGGCGCTGGTCGGGGTGCCGCTGGGCGTGCTCGCGGCCATCCAGCGCGGCGGCGTGATCGACCGCGCGGGGCTGGCGCTGGCAACCCTGGGGGCCAGCATGCCCAGCTACCTGCTGGCGCTGCTGCTGGTGCTGCTGTTCGCGGCGGCGCTGGGCTGGCTGCCCGCCTTTGGCTATGGCACGCCGCGCCACATGGTGCTGCCCAGCGTAGCCCTGGCCGCCGGGGTGGCCACCACGGTGTTGCGGCTGGTGCGCGCCAGCATGCTGGAGGCCCTGAGGCAGGACTACGTGCGGCTGGCCCGCGCCAAGGGCCTGGCCGAGTGGCGCGTGGTTGGCGGGCACGTGCTGCGCAACGCCGCCGCGCCGATCATCACCGCGCTGGCCATGAGCGCGGGCAGGCTGCTGAGCGGCGCGGTGGTGGTGGAGCGGATCTTCGCGTGGCCGGGGGTGGGCCGCTACGCGGTGGATGCGATCAGCGCCCGCGACTACCCGGTGATCCAGGGTGTGATGGTCTACATGGCCGCGATCTTCGCGCTGGTGAACCTGCTGGCCGACCTGCTCTGCGGCTGGCTCGACCCGCGCATCACCGATAGGCAGGCCTAG
- a CDS encoding ABC transporter permease: MAHARRRHSHPPDMLAGAGLLALVVALTLGAPMLGLADPAEQHLLDAFGGPSAAHPLGTDHLGRDMLARLAYGGRATLATAAATMVATLALATMAGLAAGYLGGWADALLMRLCDLLMAIPGFILAVAVAGTLGGGLASVVLALAITGWTRYARVIRAGVQVARRQEYIQAARALGFAPPRILLRHILPNIAGPLVVLTAVDCGQIILAIAGLNFLGLGTQPPSPEWGALLNDAQPYIQTDPQLVLWPAAALFGTALGCNLLGDGLRDMLDPQRRP, from the coding sequence ATGGCCCACGCGCGACGACGCCATAGCCACCCGCCCGACATGCTGGCCGGGGCAGGCCTGCTGGCCCTAGTGGTCGCCCTCACGCTGGGGGCGCCCATGCTCGGCCTGGCCGACCCTGCCGAGCAGCACCTGCTCGATGCCTTCGGCGGGCCGAGCGCCGCCCACCCGCTGGGCACCGACCACCTGGGGCGCGACATGCTGGCCCGCCTAGCCTATGGCGGGCGGGCCACGCTGGCCACCGCCGCCGCCACTATGGTCGCCACGCTGGCCCTGGCCACCATGGCCGGGCTGGCGGCGGGCTACCTGGGCGGCTGGGCCGACGCCCTGCTAATGCGGCTGTGCGACCTGCTGATGGCCATCCCCGGCTTCATCCTCGCGGTGGCGGTGGCGGGCACCCTGGGCGGTGGCCTAGCCAGCGTGGTGCTGGCGCTCGCCATCACGGGCTGGACCCGCTACGCCCGCGTGATCCGCGCCGGGGTGCAGGTGGCTCGCAGGCAAGAGTATATCCAGGCTGCGCGGGCGCTGGGCTTCGCGCCGCCGCGCATCCTGCTGCGCCACATCCTGCCGAACATCGCCGGGCCGCTGGTAGTGCTGACCGCCGTCGACTGCGGCCAGATCATCCTCGCCATCGCGGGTCTGAACTTCCTGGGCCTGGGCACCCAGCCGCCCAGCCCCGAGTGGGGCGCGCTGCTGAACGACGCCCAGCCCTACATCCAGACCGACCCGCAGCTGGTGCTGTGGCCCGCCGCCGCCCTGTTCGGCACCGCGCTGGGCTGCAACCTGCTGGGCGACGGCCTGCGCGACATGCTCGACCCCCAGCGCCGCCCCTAG